A segment of the Superficieibacter sp. HKU1 genome:
CGCGCGTGGCAAAAATCTATGCCGATCGTCAGGCGATGGCGGCCGGTGAAAAACTGTTCGACTGGGGCGGCGCGGAGAACCTCGCTTACGCCACGCTGGTTGATGAAGGCGTCGCGGTGCGTATCTCCGGTGAAGACTCCGGGCGCGGCACCTTCTTCCACCGTCACGCGGTGGTACATAACCAGGCCAACGGCTCGAATTACACCCCGCTGCAACATATTCACAATGCGCAGGGACAGTTTAAAGTCTGGGACTCCGTGCTTTCTGAAGAAGCGGTGCTGGCCTTTGAGTACGGTTACGCTACCGCCGAACCGCGCACGCTGACCATCTGGGAAGCGCAGTTCGGTGACTTCGCCAACGGCGCGCAGGTGGTGATTGACCAGTTCATCTCCTCCGGCGAGCAGAAATGGGGCCGGATGTGCGGTCTGGTCATGCTGCTGCCGCACGGCTACGAAGGGCAGGGTCCGGAGCACTCCTCCGCGCGTCTGGAACGTTATCTGCAACTTTGCGCCGAGCAGAACATGCAGGTTTGCGTACCGTCCACGCCGGCACAGGTTTACCATATGCTGCGTCGTCAGGCGCTGCGCGGTATGCGCCGTCCGCTGATTGTCATGTCGCCGAAATCACTGCTGCGTCATCCGCTGGCGGTTTCCACCCTTGACGAACTGGCGAACGGCACATTTATGCCTGCTATCGGCGAGGTCGATGAACTGGATCCGCAGGCGGTGAAACGCGTGGTCATGTGTTCCGGCAAGGTCTACTACGATCTGCTGGAGCAGCGCCGTAAAAACGATCAAAAAGATGTCGCCATCGTGCGCATCGAACAGCTTTATCCCTTCCCGCATCAGGCGATGCAGGAAGCGCTGAAGCCATACGCACACGTACATGACTTTGTCTGGTGCCAGGAAGAGCCGCTTAACCAGGGCGCATGGTACTGCAGCCAGCATCATTTCCGTGAAGTGGTTCCCTTTGGGGCAGCCCTGCGTTATGCAGGTCGCCCGGCCTCTGCCTCTCCGGCGGTAGGATATATGTCCGTTCACCAGAAGCAGCAGCAAGATCTGGTCAATGACGCGCTGAACGTCGATTAATTAAAGGATAAATAATGAGTAGCGTAGATATTCTTGTTCCCGACCTGCCTGAATCCGTTGCGGATGCGACCGTTGCCACCTGGCACAAAAAACCAGGCGACGCGGTAAAACGCGATGAAGTTCTGGTAGAAATCGAAACTGACAAAGTGGTACTGGAAGTACCGGCGTCGGCGGACGGCATTCTTGATGCCTTACTGGAAGATGAAGGGGCCACCGTAACCTCTCGTCAGATCCTGGGCCGCCTGCGTGAAGGCAACAGTTCTGGTAAAGAGACCAGCGAGAAATCCGAAGCGAAAGAATCGACCCCGGCCCAGCGTCAGCAGGCGTCGCTGGAAGAACAGAACAACGATGCGCTCAGCCCGGCGATCCGTCGCCTGCTGGCTGAGCATAATCTTGACGCCAGCGCCATTAAAGGCACCGGCGTCGGCGGACGCATCACCCGCGAAGATGTAGATAAACATCTGAACAACGCCCCGGCAAAAGCAGAGCAGAAAGCGCCTGAAGCCGCGCCGCAGGCTGCGCCGCAGCTGGGCAACCGCTCTGAAAAACGCGTGCCGATGACCCGCCTGCGTAAGCGCGTGGCCGAGCGTCTGCTGGAGGCGAAAAACTCCACCGCGATGCTGACCACCTTTAACGAAGTGAATATGAAGCCGATCATGGATCTGCGCAAGCAGTACGGCGACGCTTTCGAAAAACGTCACGGCATCCGTCTGGGCTTTATGTCCTTCTACGTGAAAGCGGTAGTAGAAGCGCTGAAACGCTACCCGGAAGTTAACGCCTCTATCGACGGCGACGACGTGGTGTATCACAACTATTTCGACGTCAGCATGGCGGTCTCCACGCCGCGCGGTCTGGTCACGCCAGTGCTGCGCGACGTTGACGCGCTGGGCATGGCCGATATCGAAAAACGCATTAAAGAGCTGGCGGTGAAAGGGCGCGACGGCAAACTGACGGTAGAAGATCTGACTGGCGGTAACTTTACCATTACCAACGGCGGCGTTTTCGGCTCTCTGATGTCCACGCCGATCATCAACCCGCCGCAGAGCGCGATCCTCGGCATGCATGCCATTAAAGATCGTCCGATGGCGGTTGCCGGTAAAGTGGAAATCCTGCCGATGATGTATCTGGCGCTCTCTTACGATCACCGTCTGATTGATGGCCGTGAGTCGGTAGGCTTCCTGGTGGCAATCAAAGAGCTGCTGGAAGACCCGACCCGTCTGCTGCTGGACGTGTAGTTATTAAGAATATCACCTGTCTGCAGGCCGGATGAGCGTAGCGCCATCCGGCATTCAGGCACAATGATAACGATTCTCTGAAGGATGGACAGAAGACATGAACTTACATGAATACCAGGCAAAACAACTCTTTGCCCGCTATGGTTTGCCTGCGCCAGTAGGTTATGCCTGCAACACGCCGCGTGAAGCTGAAGAAGCGGCCTCAAAAATCGGCGCTGGCCCGTGGGTGGTAAAATGCCAGGTTCACGCTGGCGGCCGCGGTAAAGCGGGCGGCGTGAAAGTGGTGAAAAGTAAGGAAGAGATCCGCGCCTTTGCCGAGCACTGGCTGGGTAAACGTCTGGTAACCTACCAGACAGATGCGAACGGCCAGCCGGTCAACCAGATCCTGGTCGAAGCGGCAACCGACATTGATAAAGAACTGTACCTCGGCGCGGTCGTTGACCGTAGCTCCCGCCGCGTGGTCTTTATGGCCTCCACCGAAGGCGGCGTGGAAATTGAAAAAGTGGCGGAAGAAACCCCGCATCTGATCCACAAAGTCGCGCTCGATCCGCTGGCGGGTCCGATGCCGTATCAGGGCCGCGAGCTGGCGTTCAAACTGGGTCTGGAAGGCAAGCAGGTTCAGCAGTTCACCAAAATCTTTATGGGACTGGCGACCATTTTCCTTGAGCGCGATCTGGCGCTGATCGAAATCAACCCGCTGGTGATCACCAAACAGGGCGACCTGATCTGCCTCGATGGCAAACTGGGCGCGGACGGCAACGCGCTGTTCCGCCAGCCGGATCTGCGCGAGATGCGCGATCACTCGCAGGAAGATGCCCGTGAGTC
Coding sequences within it:
- the sucC gene encoding ADP-forming succinate--CoA ligase subunit beta, which encodes MNLHEYQAKQLFARYGLPAPVGYACNTPREAEEAASKIGAGPWVVKCQVHAGGRGKAGGVKVVKSKEEIRAFAEHWLGKRLVTYQTDANGQPVNQILVEAATDIDKELYLGAVVDRSSRRVVFMASTEGGVEIEKVAEETPHLIHKVALDPLAGPMPYQGRELAFKLGLEGKQVQQFTKIFMGLATIFLERDLALIEINPLVITKQGDLICLDGKLGADGNALFRQPDLREMRDHSQEDARESQAAQWELNYVALDGNIGCMVNGAGLAMGTMDIVKLHGGEPANFLDVGGGATKERVTEAFKIILSDDNVKAVLVNIFGGIVRCDLIADGIIGAVEEVGVNVPVVVRLEGNNAELGAKRLADSGLNIIAAKSLTDAAQQVVGAVEGK
- the odhB gene encoding 2-oxoglutarate dehydrogenase complex dihydrolipoyllysine-residue succinyltransferase, producing the protein MSSVDILVPDLPESVADATVATWHKKPGDAVKRDEVLVEIETDKVVLEVPASADGILDALLEDEGATVTSRQILGRLREGNSSGKETSEKSEAKESTPAQRQQASLEEQNNDALSPAIRRLLAEHNLDASAIKGTGVGGRITREDVDKHLNNAPAKAEQKAPEAAPQAAPQLGNRSEKRVPMTRLRKRVAERLLEAKNSTAMLTTFNEVNMKPIMDLRKQYGDAFEKRHGIRLGFMSFYVKAVVEALKRYPEVNASIDGDDVVYHNYFDVSMAVSTPRGLVTPVLRDVDALGMADIEKRIKELAVKGRDGKLTVEDLTGGNFTITNGGVFGSLMSTPIINPPQSAILGMHAIKDRPMAVAGKVEILPMMYLALSYDHRLIDGRESVGFLVAIKELLEDPTRLLLDV